A genomic segment from Tuwongella immobilis encodes:
- a CDS encoding VOC family protein, which translates to MRIRALVLLGMLAIVPSVSAAEPESPIASTTIDLGMVVSNVEKSVQFYTQAIGFTEAGGFSVNGEFSAKLGLTDKQPLDVRVLVLGKDAKATKLKLMQLPATKPAAGNNTFIHSQLGFRYLTIMVKDVDEALKRLEKLEIKPVTDGAVSLPKELATGVGIIVVRDPDGNFVELVGPKK; encoded by the coding sequence ATGCGCATTCGCGCCTTGGTTCTGCTCGGCATGCTGGCGATTGTCCCATCGGTGTCAGCGGCTGAACCGGAAAGTCCCATTGCCAGCACCACCATCGATCTGGGCATGGTGGTCAGCAATGTCGAAAAGTCGGTCCAGTTTTACACGCAAGCGATCGGCTTTACCGAAGCGGGAGGCTTTTCGGTGAACGGGGAATTTTCCGCCAAATTGGGCCTGACCGACAAGCAGCCGCTCGATGTGCGCGTGCTGGTGCTGGGCAAAGATGCCAAAGCGACCAAGCTGAAATTGATGCAATTGCCGGCGACCAAACCCGCCGCGGGCAACAATACCTTCATCCATTCGCAATTGGGCTTCCGCTATTTGACGATCATGGTCAAAGATGTGGATGAAGCCCTGAAGCGGCTGGAAAAGCTGGAAATCAAACCCGTCACGGATGGCGCAGTCAGTCTGCCCAAGGAATTGGCCACCGGCGTGGGCATCATCGTGGTGCGGGATCCGGATGGCAACTTTGTCGAACTGGTCGGCCCCAAGAAGTGA
- a CDS encoding NAD-dependent succinate-semialdehyde dehydrogenase: MSTDSLGKMYIDGQWCESSDGKRVPVVNPATEETIREMTYGTQADVKRALEAASRAMKTWMKQTAWDRAKVLKKTADLMRERADSLARTITMEQGKPVPEAKGEVLASADTFEWFAEEGKRAYGQVIPNSVPGKRHMTIKHPVGVVGGIGPWNFPIMLQARKIAPALAVGCTIVCKPAPSTPLSLIALFECLIDAGVPAGVANFVTGDAEMIGQEFLTNRICRKISFTGSTKVGKLLMRGAADQVKRLSLELGGHAPFIVFPDADPEVVAKAAVRGKFRNNGQVCISPSRFFVHEKIAARFTEVAIETARSLKLGNGLDSGTEIGPMFEKRAMDNAINLIGDATQRGATVLTGGKRCSTFDRGYFFEPTILRDLPPDAKVLTDEPFAPVMPILDFSKIEDVIAQANNTPYGLAAYVFTNDLSVSWKMAEGLEAGIIGINDPVPATTQCPFGGMKESGYGRELAHEGLEAYLETKYVSMQLRDA; this comes from the coding sequence ATGTCGACCGACTCTCTGGGCAAAATGTACATCGACGGGCAATGGTGCGAATCTTCGGATGGCAAGCGGGTGCCGGTGGTCAATCCGGCGACCGAAGAAACCATCCGCGAAATGACTTACGGCACGCAAGCGGATGTCAAACGAGCGTTGGAAGCCGCCTCGCGGGCGATGAAAACCTGGATGAAGCAGACCGCCTGGGATCGGGCGAAGGTGCTGAAGAAAACCGCCGACCTGATGCGCGAGCGTGCCGATTCGCTGGCCCGCACCATCACCATGGAACAAGGCAAACCGGTGCCCGAAGCCAAAGGCGAAGTGCTGGCATCGGCAGATACGTTTGAATGGTTCGCCGAGGAAGGCAAGCGCGCCTACGGGCAAGTAATTCCGAATTCGGTGCCGGGCAAACGGCACATGACCATCAAGCACCCGGTGGGTGTGGTGGGCGGTATCGGGCCGTGGAATTTCCCGATTATGCTGCAAGCCCGCAAGATCGCCCCCGCGCTCGCGGTGGGTTGCACGATTGTCTGCAAACCCGCGCCATCAACGCCGCTTTCGCTCATCGCCTTGTTCGAGTGTCTGATTGATGCGGGTGTGCCCGCGGGGGTGGCCAACTTTGTCACCGGCGATGCCGAGATGATCGGCCAGGAATTTCTCACCAACCGCATTTGCCGCAAGATCAGCTTCACCGGCAGCACCAAAGTCGGCAAGCTGCTGATGCGCGGCGCAGCCGATCAGGTCAAGCGACTCAGCCTGGAATTGGGTGGCCATGCCCCGTTTATCGTCTTCCCGGATGCCGACCCGGAAGTCGTCGCCAAGGCCGCCGTGCGGGGCAAATTCCGCAACAACGGCCAAGTGTGCATTTCGCCCAGCCGCTTCTTTGTGCATGAAAAGATCGCCGCCCGATTCACCGAAGTGGCCATTGAAACCGCGCGCAGCCTGAAGCTGGGCAACGGGTTGGATTCCGGCACAGAAATCGGCCCAATGTTTGAAAAGCGAGCGATGGATAACGCCATCAACCTCATCGGCGATGCCACCCAGCGCGGCGCCACCGTGCTGACCGGCGGCAAGCGCTGCTCGACGTTCGATCGCGGCTATTTCTTCGAGCCGACGATTCTGCGCGACCTACCGCCCGATGCCAAAGTGCTGACCGATGAACCGTTTGCCCCGGTGATGCCGATTCTGGATTTTTCCAAGATCGAAGACGTGATCGCTCAGGCGAACAACACTCCCTATGGGCTGGCGGCGTATGTGTTCACCAACGACCTCAGCGTGAGTTGGAAGATGGCGGAGGGCTTGGAAGCCGGCATCATCGGCATCAATGACCCGGTGCCCGCCACCACGCAGTGTCCATTCGGCGGGATGAAAGAATCCGGCTATGGGCGCGAATTGGCCCATGAGGGACTCGAAGCCTACTTGGAAACCAAATACGTTTCCATGCAATTGCGCGATGCCTAA
- a CDS encoding FtsK/SpoIIIE domain-containing protein has protein sequence MSELLAERQRVALRDLTQLIAERSQLEQTLASNYENGRETAERDRNKAKKQLLERRESEIGEIDATFFARRDALAQRLKENLASFKARCTEALERVSDQAEEARENIQTRYDDKKWTIQSMREANERQADRDRDQGLRQLEKLRGQLDDLQAEAGEMLRHFRVSDPAARPKLPQDTEPPTRANLQAMIEEAQHILDVQWLRRGPWIMLKRMLGLGRGRIAGHGAAVLARVALGKRWCDQLVKETELEHDAARRRAVVQESQANQEARDKYEPALEQIDRNESMERARLEETLRTASESAQKEHDSALGKATAEYSIAHSTKTRELDELIAAAESICDRRLTLLRTERDNKWNAMAERWRSVFENLESTLADLFEARDASFPAWSELLDSKRPVPMSVPGGIPFGTLTLNWNLLKPKQPLDDRLPMPEDGPIRMPAFLPFPDRCSVLLKARDEGRTVAIQSLQSLMLRFLTALPPGKVRFTIIDPVGLGDNFAAFMHLADYDENLINGRIWTEPHQIEQRLTDLTAHMETVIQKYLRNQYRSIVEYNSHAGEVAEPFRVLVVANFPAQFTPEAARRLVSIVQTGGSCGVYTLLSVDTRSPLPQGFTLNDLEQLCTHLNWKDDGFAWKDNDLGNFPLKLETPPDDGMMTRLVQMVGERSLDANRVQVPFSFVAPRPEAEWHSDSRSGVMVALGRAGATKRQFMSLGKGTSQHVLVAGKTGSGKSTLLHALICNVALHYRPDEVVLYLIDFKKGVEFKPYAAFGLPHAQVVAIESEREFGLSVLQRLDAELRERGDRFRNLGVNDVASYREAAPNEPLPRILLIVDEFQEFFVADDRIAQDSALLLDRLVRQGRAFGLHVLLGSQTLGGAYTLARSTIDQMAVRIALQCSETDAQLILNKDNYAARLLSRPGEAIYNDAGGLIEGNDLFQVVWLEDDQREEILESIRAKADADPRYAHMRPLTFEGNAAAALEKNRQLAQLLDSATWTARQNRNEGATALAQAWLGEAIAIKDPTAAIFRRQSGSNLLLIGQDEESARSVLASAIVSIGLQQGPDARLFVFDGSNADDSQAMVLPQVTTALRPMATLVNRTALGTTFTELCDEVQRRLKGDSTDSAPRYLVIHGIQRFREVRKADDDYSFGRRGDRAASPGDQLVTLLRDGPPVGVHVLLWIDSLTNLNRTMDRSTLRDLGQRVLFQMSAGDSSNLVDSPIASRLGRNRALFTHDELEHPEKFRPYGPPSESWLAEVAAALARRCAIDSTP, from the coding sequence ATGTCCGAACTGCTCGCGGAACGTCAGCGAGTTGCCCTGCGCGATTTGACCCAACTCATCGCCGAACGCAGCCAACTCGAGCAAACCCTGGCCAGCAATTACGAAAACGGCCGCGAAACCGCCGAACGCGATCGCAACAAGGCCAAGAAACAACTGCTCGAACGTCGGGAATCCGAAATTGGCGAAATCGATGCCACCTTTTTCGCCCGCCGCGATGCCTTGGCCCAACGCTTAAAAGAAAATCTAGCCTCGTTCAAAGCCCGCTGCACCGAGGCGCTCGAACGCGTCTCCGATCAAGCGGAGGAAGCCCGCGAGAATATCCAAACGCGGTACGATGACAAAAAATGGACCATCCAATCGATGCGCGAGGCCAACGAACGCCAAGCCGATCGCGATCGCGATCAAGGGCTGCGTCAGTTGGAGAAACTGCGCGGACAACTCGATGATCTCCAGGCCGAAGCGGGCGAAATGCTGCGGCACTTCCGTGTCTCCGATCCCGCCGCTCGCCCGAAATTGCCGCAAGATACCGAGCCACCCACCCGCGCCAACCTGCAAGCCATGATCGAAGAAGCCCAGCACATTCTGGATGTGCAATGGCTGCGGCGCGGACCGTGGATCATGCTCAAGCGGATGCTCGGCCTGGGTCGGGGTCGCATCGCCGGGCACGGAGCTGCCGTCCTCGCGCGAGTCGCCCTGGGCAAACGCTGGTGCGATCAACTCGTCAAGGAAACCGAGTTGGAACACGACGCCGCCCGCCGTCGCGCGGTCGTGCAGGAATCGCAAGCCAACCAGGAAGCCCGCGACAAATACGAACCCGCCCTGGAACAAATCGATCGCAACGAATCGATGGAACGCGCCCGACTGGAAGAAACGCTCCGCACCGCCAGCGAATCCGCCCAGAAAGAACACGATTCCGCCCTGGGGAAAGCCACCGCCGAATACTCCATCGCCCATTCGACCAAAACCCGCGAGTTGGACGAACTCATCGCCGCCGCCGAATCGATTTGCGACCGCCGCCTGACGCTGCTGCGCACCGAACGGGACAACAAATGGAACGCAATGGCCGAACGCTGGCGAAGCGTGTTCGAAAATCTCGAATCGACGCTCGCCGATCTGTTCGAAGCCCGCGATGCGTCCTTTCCCGCCTGGTCCGAACTGCTCGACAGCAAGCGACCGGTGCCGATGTCGGTGCCCGGCGGCATTCCATTCGGCACATTAACGCTGAATTGGAATCTGCTCAAACCGAAACAGCCGCTGGATGATCGCTTGCCGATGCCGGAAGATGGCCCCATTCGCATGCCCGCGTTTTTGCCGTTCCCGGATCGCTGTTCCGTACTGCTGAAGGCTCGCGATGAAGGCCGCACGGTGGCGATTCAATCGCTGCAATCGCTGATGCTGCGTTTCCTCACCGCATTGCCCCCCGGCAAGGTCCGCTTCACCATCATCGACCCCGTCGGGCTGGGCGACAATTTCGCCGCATTCATGCACTTGGCCGATTACGATGAAAATCTCATCAACGGCCGTATCTGGACCGAGCCGCATCAGATCGAACAACGGCTGACCGATTTGACCGCGCACATGGAAACGGTCATCCAAAAATACCTGCGAAACCAATACCGCAGCATTGTCGAATACAACAGCCACGCGGGCGAAGTCGCCGAGCCGTTTCGCGTGCTGGTGGTGGCGAACTTCCCGGCCCAATTCACCCCGGAAGCCGCCCGCCGATTGGTCAGCATCGTTCAAACCGGCGGAAGTTGTGGGGTGTATACGCTGCTCAGCGTTGATACGCGCTCGCCACTGCCGCAGGGATTCACACTGAACGACCTAGAACAACTCTGCACACATCTGAATTGGAAGGATGATGGATTCGCCTGGAAAGACAACGATTTGGGCAATTTTCCGCTCAAATTGGAAACACCGCCCGATGATGGCATGATGACGCGGCTGGTGCAGATGGTCGGCGAACGCAGCCTGGATGCGAACCGGGTGCAAGTGCCGTTTAGCTTCGTCGCCCCGCGTCCCGAGGCGGAATGGCACAGCGACAGCCGCAGCGGTGTGATGGTCGCCCTGGGCCGAGCGGGGGCCACCAAACGGCAGTTCATGTCGCTGGGCAAAGGCACCTCGCAACACGTTCTGGTCGCCGGGAAGACCGGCTCCGGAAAATCGACGCTTCTGCATGCGTTAATCTGCAATGTCGCGCTGCATTATCGTCCGGATGAAGTCGTGTTGTATCTCATCGACTTCAAAAAGGGCGTCGAATTCAAACCATATGCGGCGTTCGGCTTGCCCCACGCGCAAGTCGTGGCCATCGAGAGCGAACGCGAGTTCGGCCTGAGCGTGCTACAACGCTTGGATGCGGAGTTGCGGGAACGCGGTGATCGCTTCCGCAATTTGGGCGTCAACGATGTGGCCAGCTACCGCGAAGCCGCCCCGAATGAGCCGCTGCCGCGAATTCTGCTCATCGTCGACGAATTCCAGGAGTTTTTCGTCGCCGATGATCGCATCGCCCAAGATTCCGCGCTGCTGCTGGATCGCTTGGTGCGGCAAGGTCGGGCGTTCGGTCTGCATGTGCTGCTCGGCTCGCAAACCCTCGGCGGTGCCTACACGCTCGCCCGCAGTACCATCGATCAGATGGCAGTCCGCATCGCCCTTCAATGCAGCGAAACCGATGCCCAATTGATTCTGAACAAAGACAACTACGCCGCCCGGCTGCTCTCCCGCCCCGGCGAAGCGATTTACAACGATGCCGGGGGGTTGATCGAAGGCAACGATTTATTCCAAGTCGTTTGGCTGGAAGACGATCAGCGCGAAGAAATTCTCGAATCGATTCGCGCCAAGGCCGACGCTGATCCCCGCTATGCCCACATGCGACCGCTGACCTTCGAGGGGAACGCCGCCGCCGCGCTGGAAAAGAATCGGCAGTTGGCCCAATTGTTGGATTCCGCCACCTGGACCGCCCGGCAGAATCGCAACGAGGGGGCCACCGCATTGGCGCAAGCCTGGCTGGGCGAAGCCATTGCGATCAAAGACCCCACAGCGGCCATCTTCCGACGGCAATCCGGCTCCAACCTGCTGCTCATCGGCCAAGACGAAGAATCCGCTCGATCCGTCCTGGCCAGCGCCATCGTCAGCATTGGCTTGCAGCAAGGCCCCGATGCCCGATTATTCGTGTTCGATGGCTCAAATGCCGACGATTCGCAAGCCATGGTGCTGCCGCAAGTTACAACCGCACTTCGCCCCATGGCCACGCTGGTCAACCGCACCGCGCTGGGCACGACATTCACCGAGTTGTGCGACGAAGTGCAACGCCGCTTGAAGGGCGACAGCACCGATTCCGCCCCGCGATATTTGGTGATTCACGGCATTCAGCGATTCCGAGAAGTTCGCAAGGCGGACGATGATTACAGCTTCGGTCGGCGCGGCGATCGCGCGGCCAGCCCCGGCGATCAACTCGTCACCCTGCTGCGAGATGGCCCGCCGGTGGGGGTGCATGTGCTGCTGTGGATTGATTCGTTGACCAACTTGAATCGCACCATGGATCGCTCAACACTCCGCGACCTGGGGCAGCGTGTGCTGTTCCAGATGAGCGCGGGAGATTCGAGCAACTTGGTCGATTCGCCAATCGCCAGCCGATTGGGCCGCAACCGGGCACTGTTCACCCACGACGAATTGGAACACCCGGAAAAATTCCGCCCCTACGGCCCGCCGAGCGAATCCTGGCTCGCCGAAGTCGCCGCCGCCCTCGCTCGCCGCTGTGCGATCGACTCAACTCCCTGA
- a CDS encoding beta-ketoacyl-ACP synthase III, whose translation MTGPIRVVVSGTGSEVPTRVMANAAFESMIDTSDEWIRTRTGIRERRFIEPGDTSATLGVRASRKAIESAGISPDEIDLIICATITPAMMSPTNACIIQAELGCRPVPAFDLAAACTGFVYALSVADAMMRSGTVRHALVVGAEVLSKALDFTDRNTCILFGDGAGAVVLSRVDDANAEASNRGLSCFQLHSDGRRGDLIQMPSSVTDQTPNAEGQLHPGQQYLWMHGREVFKFAVQRLTDILRQAMAECEARGVTLDWVVPHQVNQRIIDSALDHTGFPGERVMVNLDRYGNTSAASVPIALDELLRTGRASTGQTLLLVAFGGGLTWGSALLGL comes from the coding sequence ATGACCGGGCCAATCCGCGTGGTCGTGAGCGGGACTGGGAGCGAGGTACCCACCCGCGTGATGGCCAATGCCGCGTTTGAATCCATGATCGATACCTCCGATGAATGGATTCGCACGCGAACCGGCATCCGCGAACGCCGTTTTATCGAGCCGGGCGATACCTCCGCCACGCTTGGTGTGCGGGCCAGCCGCAAGGCCATCGAGTCCGCTGGCATTTCGCCCGATGAAATTGATCTGATTATCTGTGCCACCATCACTCCGGCGATGATGTCGCCCACCAATGCCTGCATCATTCAGGCCGAATTGGGATGCCGACCCGTCCCCGCGTTCGATCTCGCGGCCGCTTGCACGGGATTTGTCTACGCCCTCTCGGTGGCCGATGCCATGATGCGGTCTGGCACGGTACGGCACGCCCTGGTGGTGGGGGCCGAAGTGCTGAGCAAGGCGCTCGATTTCACCGATCGCAACACCTGCATTCTGTTCGGCGATGGGGCGGGGGCGGTGGTGCTCAGTCGCGTCGACGATGCCAATGCCGAGGCTTCCAATCGCGGGTTGTCGTGCTTCCAATTGCATAGCGATGGCCGCCGCGGCGATCTGATCCAGATGCCCAGCAGTGTCACCGATCAAACGCCAAATGCCGAAGGGCAATTGCACCCCGGCCAACAATATCTCTGGATGCATGGCCGCGAAGTGTTCAAATTCGCCGTGCAGCGATTAACCGACATTCTCCGCCAAGCCATGGCCGAATGCGAAGCCCGTGGCGTGACCCTCGATTGGGTGGTGCCGCATCAGGTGAATCAGCGCATCATCGATTCCGCGCTCGATCACACGGGATTCCCCGGCGAGCGCGTGATGGTCAATCTCGATCGCTACGGCAACACGTCGGCGGCGTCCGTTCCCATTGCCTTGGATGAATTGCTGCGCACGGGACGGGCATCCACCGGACAAACTCTGTTGCTGGTTGCCTTTGGCGGTGGCCTGACCTGGGGAAGTGCCTTGCTGGGACTTTGA
- a CDS encoding WXG100 family type VII secretion target, giving the protein MAQAIVDPNELRRFAALLKRFNGDLHSELSALHGQMRTLSETWRDQEHERFLAEFENTLTVIDRFLELSAEHIPFLLRKAERIEEYLSQR; this is encoded by the coding sequence ATGGCGCAGGCGATTGTCGATCCGAACGAACTGCGGCGATTTGCCGCGTTGCTCAAACGCTTCAACGGCGATCTTCATAGCGAACTGTCCGCACTCCACGGGCAGATGCGCACGCTCAGCGAAACCTGGCGCGATCAAGAACATGAGCGATTTCTCGCGGAATTCGAGAATACGCTCACGGTGATTGATCGCTTTTTGGAACTTTCCGCGGAGCATATTCCGTTTCTGCTGCGTAAAGCCGAGCGGATCGAAGAATATCTCTCGCAGCGGTAA